The following is a genomic window from Sphingobacteriales bacterium.
CAAACTTATGATTTTCAATAGTTTCGAGTAAAGTTACTGATTGAAGCCAGTTTCGGCTGGCATTTACACCTGTTTCGTCTTTTACCTTTCCCGAATCGATAGTGTCCTGAACATAGCCGACAACCAGCTGAACTTCATACTTTTTCACCATTTCATCACGGTAATCCAGTGTTTCCTGAAAATTATGACCGGTATCAATATGGACAATCGGGAATGGTATCCGTGCCGGCAAAAAAGCTTTCCACGCCAGATGAAGCAATACCATTGAGTCTTTTCCCCCTGAAAACAACAACATGGGTTTACTGAACACGGATGCGGCCTCGCGTATGACAAAAACCGCTTCAGACTCCAGATGATCGAGGTGAGATAAAGTATAACTCATTCTTTTTCAATATTTAGTATTTAATCAGCGACAATATTTCACGGTAACATTGCCTGATAGAACGTCTGACCGTTTTATTGTCGGTACGTATGATAAAGTTAGGATTTAATGGTTCTTCATATTCAGTATGAATTCCGGTAAAATTCTGAATTTTTCCCTCTCTGACTTTTTTGTAAAGGCCTTTAGGATCTCTTTTTTCACAGATATCTATCGAACATTTGGCATAAATTTCATAAAAATTCTCAGGGCCGATAATCTGCCTGGCCATTTCCCTGATTCTTTCAGTAGGACTGATGAAACAACAAATAGTAATCACACCGCAATCAACGAATAATCTGGCTACTTCTGCCAC
Proteins encoded in this region:
- the cysC gene encoding adenylyl-sulfate kinase, with the protein product MLNQRAMVFWFTGLSGSGKSTLAKGLERKLFHKGYLTKLLDGDNVRVGLNKDLDFSAESREENIRRVAEVARLFVDCGVITICCFISPTERIREMARQIIGPENFYEIYAKCSIDICEKRDPKGLYKKVREGKIQNFTGIHTEYEEPLNPNFIIRTDNKTVRRSIRQCYREILSLIKY